A region from the Drosophila ananassae strain 14024-0371.13 chromosome 2L, ASM1763931v2, whole genome shotgun sequence genome encodes:
- the LOC6505787 gene encoding trithorax group protein osa isoform X8 — MGVYLSVCMFLFLIYVFVIELIGQNSNDSSSGGAHSGMGSGPPGTPNPQQVMRPTPSPTGSSGSRSMSPAVAQNHPISRPASNQSSGGGPMQQPPVGAGGPPPMPPHPGMPGVPPQQQQSQQQQASNSASSASNSPQQTPPPGPPPNQSVNNMATPPPPPQGATGGGYPMPPHMHGGYKMGGPGQSPGGQGYPPQQPQQYPPGNYPPRAQYPPGAYATGPPPPPTSQAGAGGANSMPSGTQAGGYQGRPMPNHSGQYPPYQWVPPSPQQPVPGGAPGNAQMGNHVQGKGTPPPPVVGGPPPPQGSGSPRPLNYLKQHLQHKGGYGGSPTPPQGPQGYGNGPTGMHPGMPMGPPHHMGPPHGPTSMGPPTSTPPQSQMLQGQGQGQGQTTGGGPEGSGPEHISQDNGISSSGPTGAAGMHAVTAVVTTGPDGTPMDEVSQQSTLSNASAASGEDPQCTTPKSRKNDPYSHLPPPSTSPHPVVMHPGSGGPVEEYDISSPPSWPRPAGSPQVFNHVPVQQEPFRSTITTTKKSDSLCKLYEMDDNPDRRGWLDKLRAFMEERRTPITACPTISKQPLDLYRLYIYVKERGGFVEVCKVTKSKTWKDIAGLLGIGASSSAAYTLRKHYTKNLLTFECHFDRGDIDPGPIIQQVEAGSKKKTAKAASVPSPGGGHLDAGTTNSTGSSNSQDSFPAPPGSAPNAAIDGYPGYPGGSPYPGASGPQPDYAAAGQMQRPPSQSNPQTPHPGAASAVAAGDNISVSNPFEDSGPGGGPAAAPGAVAGAVSAVGGGQPPPPPHSPHAPPQQQQQQHPHHPQHPGLGPPPPQQQQPGQQPGQQPPPVVGGGPAPPAPQQHGPGQVPPSPQPQQQHVRPAAGAPYPPGGSGYPSPVARTPGSPYPSQPGAYGQYGSSDQYNATGPPGQPFGQGPGQYPPQNRNMYPPYGPEGEAPPTGANQYGPYGSRPYSQPPPGGPQPPAQAVAGGPPASGTPGAPPSSAYPTNRPGQQEYYQPPPDQSPQPRRHPDFIKDSQPYPGYNARPQIYGGWPGGNQQFRPQYPASPAPQTWGSAPPRGAAPPPGAPHGPPIQQPAGVAQWDQHRYPPQQAPPPPAQQSQQQQQQQPQQPPYQQAGGPPGQQQSQAPPQWAQLNPGQAAQPGIAPPGSPLRPPSGPPGQQQRMSGMPPQQQSQQQPAPGQQPPPQQATPGIPQVGPGGMVKPPYAMPPPPSQQVGQPGVGQVGVPPGGMMAQKQAPMPGQPGMQPQPLQQQQQPPHQHPHPHQHPHQHPQHPHPHQMPPNQQVPGGGIMMPGGGGAQLVKKELIFPLDSVESTTPVLYRRKRLTKADVCPVDPWRIFMAMRSGLLTECTWALDVLNVLLFDDTTVQFFGISNLPGLLTLLLEHFQKNLAEMFDERDGEEHASEEAEAADDDADSGTVMCDNRQSRCVRSISSYNRKRHYENMDRGAKGVGNASDSEDADEGIDLGQVRVQPNPEERSLLLSFTPNYTMVTRKGVPVRIQPADHDIFVDERQKAWDIDTNRLYEQLEPVGSDAWTFGFTEPDPLDGIIDVFKSEIVNIPFARYVRSDKKTKAPKKPEIKKEENSAEEEQNTYNKKRRLVSGGSSNDGGKKSKLSSEEFVQPNAEVKKEPADSDCRTIDMEIDESPQRLTNGVAPSTPQDGFDPRTTVRDAAHVLQRRRDSSYEDECYTRDEASLHLVNESQDSLARRCIALSNIFRNLTFVPGNETVLAKSTRFLAVLGRLLLLNHEHLRRTPKTRNYDREEDTDFSDSCSSLQGEREWWWDYLITIRENMLVAMANIAGHLELSRYDELIARPLIDGLLHWAVCPSAHGQDPFPSCGPNSALSPQRLALEALCKLCVTDANVDLVIATPPFSRLEKLCAVLTRHLCRNEDQVLREFSVNLLHYLAAADSAMARTVALQSPCISYLVAFIEQAEQTALGVANQHGINYLRENPDSMGTSLDMLRRAAGTLLHLAKHPDNRSLFMQQEQRLLGLVMSHILDQQVALIISRVLYQVSRGAGPMHSVEFRLLQQRQQQLQRPGGAEKPASTAASGSGAAGTAVKVEPAVTSEPIESKPPAVVNDENSNSSQQLPPAATFNDVSNSSTNSNSCGTVSSNQTNNSSSNSTHSSSAVSSQSANTTCPPATGGTSVTAAAAAAAAIVNDQQQVSKVAAALSSATAAAAVAAAAASASSAQPATPAVAQPAAPPPTNTGTTTAVA; from the exons ATGGGTGTGTATCTGAGTGTGTGCATGTTTCTGTTCCTTATCTACGTCTTTGTCATC GAGCTAATTGGACAGAACAGCAACGACAGCTCCAGCGGCGGGGCGCACAGTGGCATGGGCTCCGGTCCCCCCGGCACCCCCAACCCCCAGCAAGTGATGCGACCAACGCCCTCGCCCACCGGATCCTCCGGCTCACGTTCCATGTCCCCAGCAGTTG CCCAAAATCATCCGATCTCTCGTCCGGCGAGCAACCAGTCGAGTGGCGGCGGTCCCATGCAGCAGCCGCCAGTAGGTGCGGGTGGTCCGCCACCGATGCCACCGCACCCCGGAATGCCAGGAGTCCCAcctcagcagcagcaatcTCAGCAGCAACAGGCATCGAACTCGGCCTCGTCGGCGAGCAATTCCCCGCAGCAGACGCCGCCGCCGGGTCCACCGCCGAATCAGAGTGTCAACAACATGGCCACGCCCCCTCCTCCGCCGCAGGGAGCCACGGGAGGAGGCTACCCAATGCCGCCACATATGCACGGCGGCTACAAAATGGGAGGCCCTGGGCAGAGTCCCGGTGGTCAAGGCTATCCGCCGCAGCAGCCACAGCAATATCCACCAG gcAACTATCCGCCACGAGCTCAGTATCCGCCTGGCGCCTATGCCACCGGACCTCCGCCGCCGCCCACGAGCCAGGCAGGAGCTGGTGGGGCCAACAGCATGCCGTCGGGTACCCAGGCCGGAGGTTACCAAGGTCGACCCATGCCCAACCACAGTGGGCAGTATCCGCCGTACCAATGGGTTCCGCCCTCACCCCAGCAACCTGTGCCCGGCGGAGCTCCCGGAAATGCACAAATGGGTAACCATGTGCAGGGAAAAGGAACTCCACCGCCACCAGTTGTGGGCGGACCTCCTCCACCGCAAGGAAGCGGCTCGCCACGGCCACTGAACTATTTGAAGCAGCATTTACAGCACAAAGGCGGCTACGGAGGTAGTCCAACGCCGCCACAGGGACCTCAAGGATACGGAAACGGTCCGACGGGAATGCATCCCGGCATGCCGATGGGACCACCTCATCACATGGGCCCTCCACACGGGCCAACTAGTATGGGCCCACCTACCAGCACGCCGCCTCAGTCGCAGATGCTACAGGGTCAGGGGCAGGGACAAGGGCAGACCACCGGCGGTGGTCCGGAAGGCAGCGGCCCGGAGCATATATCCCAGGATAACGGTATCAGTTCGTCTGGTCCAACGGGTGCCGCTGGAATGCATGCGGTCACAGCGGTGGTTACCACCGGACCAGATGGCACCCCAATGGACGAAGTCAGCCAACAGAGCACGCTTTCGAATGCATCAGCGG CATCCGGCGAAGATCCTCAATGCACCACACCAAAGTCGCGCAAGAACGATCCCTATAGTCACTTACCTCCGCCAAGCACATCGCCCCATCCGGTTGTGATGCATCCGGGAAGCGGTGGGCCCGTCGAGGAGTACGACATAAGCTCGCCGCCGAGTTGGCCGCGCCCAGCTGGCAGCCCG CAGGTTTTCAACCATGTTCCGGTGCAACAGGAGCCGTTCCGTAGCACTATCACCACGACCAAGAAGTCGGACTCGCTGTGCAAGCTCTACGAGATGGACGACAATCCGGACCGGCGCGGCTGGCTGGACAAGCTGCGGGCGTTCATGGAGGAGCGGCGGACTCCGATTACCGCCTGCCCCACCATCTCAAAACAGCCACTCGATTTATATAggttatatatttatgtaaaaGAACGTGGCGGATTCGTCGAGGTATGCAAG GTGACTAAGAGCAAGACATGGAAGGATATTGCCGGGCTCCTGGGCATTGGAGCGAGCAGCAGTGCGGCGTATACCCTGCGCAAGCACTACACCAAGAACCTACTGACCTTCGAGTGTCACTTCGACCGCGGCGACATTGATCCGGGCCCTATTATTCAGCAGGTGGAGGCGGGCAGCAAGAAGAAAACAGCCAAAGCAGCGTCGGTTCCCTCGCCA GGTGGTGGCCATTTGGATGCGGGAACCACGAATTCCACAGGCTCGTCGAACTCGCAGGACTCGTTCCCAGCCCCGCCAGGCTCAGCTCCCAATGCGGCAATCGATGGGTACCCCGGCTATCCAGGTGGCAGTCCTTACCCGGGTGCCAGCGGTCCTCAGCCGGATTATGCGGCCGCGGGCCAGATGCAGCGGCCGCCCTCTCAAAGTAACCCGCAAACACCTCATCCTG GCGCCGCCTCCGCTGTTGCCGCAGGCGATAACATAAGCGTTAGCAATCCTTTCGAGGATTCCGGCCCAGGTGGCggtcctgctgctgctcccggTGCTGTAGCTGGGGCTGTTTCTGCTGTCGGCGGGGgccaaccaccaccaccgccccATTCACCGCACGCACCgccacagcagcaacaacaacagcaccCACACCATCCCCAGCACCCGGGTCTGGGACCACCTCCgccacagcagcaacagccggGGCAACAGCCAGGGCAGCAACCACCACCGGTGGTGGGCGGTGGGccagcaccaccagcaccacagCAGCATGGGCCTGGTCAGGTGCCGCCGTCgccgcagccgcagcagcagcatgtGCGCCCAGCCGCCGGAGCACCTTATCCGCCTGGTGGCTCCGGCTACCCATCGCCCGTGGCTAGAACGCCAG GCTCGCCGTATCCGTCGCAGCCCGGAGCTTACGGCCAGTACGGTTCTAGCGATCAGTACAACGCCACTGGACCGCCTGGTCAGCCGTTTGGACAGGGCCCCGGACAATATCCGCCGCAGAACCGGAACATGTACCCTCCATACGGACCGGAGGGGGAAGC CCCTCCCACTGGTGCCAATCAGTACGGACCCTATGGCAGCCGGCCATACAGTCAGCCGCCTCCAGGAGGCCCGCAGCCCCCGGCACAAGCTGTTGCGGGTGGGCCGCCAGCCAGCGGAACACCTGGAGCGCCTCCAAGCAGCGCGTACCCCACTAACAGGCCTGGGCAGCAGGAATATTACCAACCACCACCAGATCAA AGCCCACAGCCTCGACGGCACCCGGATTTCATTAAAGACTCGCAGCCCTATCCAGGCTACAATGCCAGACCTCAGATATATG GTGGTTGGCCAGGCGGTAATCAGCAGTTTAGGCCGCAGTATCCAGCTTCACCAGCCCCGCAGACCTGGGGAAGTGCTCCGCCGCGGGGAGCTGCGCCACCGCCGGGCGCCCCTCACGGTCCGCCGATCCAACAACCCGCGGGTGTGGCTCAGTGGGACCAGCACCGATATCCACCACAGCAAGCACCGCCACCGCCGGCGCAACAGtctcagcagcagcaacagcaacagccgcAGCAGCCGCCGTATCAGCAGGCTGGTGGTCCTCCAGGACAGCAGCAGTCACAGGCACCACCACAATGGGCGCAACTTAACCCTGGCCAGGCGGCACAGCCCGGCATCGCCCCACCAGGTTCACCTCTGCGACCACCCTCGGGCCCTCCCGGTCAGCAGCAGCGAATGTCCGGAATGCCACCACAGCAGCAATCACAGCAGCAGCCTGCCCCAGGACAGCAACCTCCGCCTCAACAGGCGACTCCGGGAATCCCGCAGGTAGGACCCGGTGGAATGGTTAAGCCGCCATATGCGATGCCTCCCCCGCCCTCTCAGCAAGTAGGCCAGCCGGGAGTGGGCCAGGTGGGAGTGCCACCCGGCGGAATGATGGCCCAAAAGCAAGCACCGATGCCGGGTCAACCTGGAATGCAGCCGCAGCctctgcaacagcagcaacaaccaccGCACCAGCACCCACACCCTCACCAACACCCACACCAGCATCCGCAGCACCCGCATCCGCATCAAATGCCACCAAACCAACAGGTGCCCGGCGGAGGGATTATGATGCCCGGCGGCGGAGGAGCCCAGCTGGTCAAGAAGGAGTTGATTTTCCCCCTCGATAGTGTGGAGTCCACAACACCAGTTCTATACCGTAGAAAGCGTCTGACCAAGGCCGACGTGTGTCCAGTGGACCCGTGGCGCATCTTCATGGCGATGCGCTCTGGCCTGCTCACTGAGTGCACCTGGGCCCTTGATGTACTCAATGTGTTGCTATTCGATGACACAACTGTGCAGTTTTTCGGGATCTCGAACCTTCCCGGCCTACTTACACTTCTGTTGGAGCACTTCCAAAAAAATCTTGCCGAGATGTTTGATGAGCGAGATGGCGAGGAGCATGCGAGtgaggaggcggaggcggctGATGACGATGCCGACAGTGGGACTGTGATGTGTGACAACCGACAGTCACGATGTGTTCGGAGTATCAGCAGCTACAACCGCAAGCGGCACTATGAAAACATGGATcgtggagcaaaaggggtcgGAAACGCCAGCGACTCTGAGGACGCCGACGAGGGCATCGATCTTGGCCAGGTCCGAGTACAACCTAATCCGGAGGAACGCTCACTGCTACTCTCGTTCACTCCAAATTACACGATGGTAACGCGGAAAGGTGTTCCCGTGCGAATCCAGCCCGCCGATCATGATATCTTTGTAGACGAGCGCCAGAAAGCGTGGGACATCGACACGAATCGGCTTTATGAGCAGCTGGAGCCAGTTGGAAGCGACGCTTGGACCTTCGGGTTTACAGAACCAGATCCTCTGGACGGCATCATTGACGTCTTCAAATCGGAGATAGTAAACATTCCATTTGCACGCTACGTTCGCTCTGATAAGAAGACGAAAGCGCCCAAGAAACCGGAGATCAAAAAGGAGGAAAACAGCGCGGAAGAGGAACAGAACACGTACAATAAGAAGCGACGTTTGGTTAGCGGCGGTAGTAGCAATGATGGTGGAAAGAAGTCCAAGCTGTCCAGCGAAGAGTTTGTTCAGCCGAACGCTGAAGTGAAGAAGGAGCCGGCCGACAGCGACTGCCGGACCATCGACATGGAGATCGACGAGTCACCGCAACGTTTGACGAACGGCGTGGCTCCATCCACACCACAGGACGGATTTGATCCTCGAACAACAGTAAGGGACGCTGCCCATGTTTTGCAGAGGAGACGGGATTCCAGTTACGAAGATGAATGCTACACGCGGGATGAGGCTTCACTGCATTTGGTAAACGAGAGCCAAGACTCGTTGGCGCGTCGCTGCATTGCATTGTCAAATATCTTCCGCAACCTGACGTTCGTGCCTGGCAACGAAACGGTGCTCGCCAAGTCGACCAGGTTCCTGGCTGTCCTAGGTCGTTTGCTGTTGCTGAACCATGAACATCTGCGGCGAACTCCCAAAACGAGAAACTACGACCGGGAGGAAGACACCGACTTCAGCGATTCATGCAGTTCGCTGCAAGGGGAGCGCGAGTGGTGGTGGGACTATCTGATCACCATTCGTGAAAACATGTTAGTGGCCATGGCTAACATAGCTGGGCACTTGGAGCTGTCACGCTACGATGAACTCATTGCACGTCCGCTTATCGATGGACTACTGCATTGGGCGGTGTGTCCCAGTGCCCACGGCCAGGATCCTTTCCCGTCATGTGGCCCCAACTCTGCGCTGTCGCCGCAACGTCTGGCGCTAGAGGCTCTCTGTAAACTGTGCGTCACGGATGCTAATGTGGATCTTGTTATAGCCACGCCTCCGTTTTCCCGATTGGAGAAGCTATGCGCCGTGCTAACCCGTCACCTGTGCCGCAATGAGGATCAGGTGCTGCGAGAGTTCTCGGTAAATTTGCTTCATTACCTGGCAGCAGCCGACAGTGCTATGGCCCGCACGGTGGCGCTACAGTCCCCCTGCATCTCCTACTTGGTGGCGTTCATCGAGCAAGCGGAACAGACAGCGCTGGGAGTGGCCAATCAGCACGGAATAAACTACCTGCGCGAGAACCCGGATTCGATGGGCACCAGCTTGGACATGTTACGCAGGGCGGCTGGCACTCTACTTCATCTGGCCAAGCATCCTGATAACAGATCACTCTTTATGCAACAGGAGCAAAGGCTCCTGGGCCTGGTCATGTCACACATTTTGGATCAACAGGTGGCTCTAATTATCTCGCGAGTGCTCTATCAAGTCTCCCGAGGAGCTGGTCCCATGCACTCTGTGGAGTTTAGATTACTGCAGCAGCGCCAGCAGCAGCTTCAAAGACCCGGCGGAGCGGAGAAGCCAGCTTCGACGGCAGCAAGCGGAAGTGGAGCAGCTGGGACTGCAGTGAAAGTTGAGCCAGCAGTGACATCGGAGCCAATCGAATCAAAGCCTCCGGCGGTGGTAAATGATgagaacagcaacagcagccaacAGCTACCGCCGGCAGCGACCTTCAACGACGTaagcaacagcagcaccaACAGCAATAGCTGCGGCACAGTCAGCAGCAACCAAACCAACAACAGCTCCAGCAACAGCACCCACAGCAGCAGTGCGGTAAGCAGTCAGTCAGCAAACACCACATGTCCTCCGGCCACAGGAGGAACATCCgtgacggcggcagcagccgCGGCAGCTGCCATTGTCAATGACCAGCAGCAGGTGAGCAAAGTAGCTGCAGCTCTGAGCAGTGCCACTGCAGCGGCGGCAGTAGCAGCAGCGGCTGCGTCCGCCTCATCGGCCCAGCCTGCAACTCCAGCGGTCGCACAACCAGCGGCACCACCTCCAACCAATACCGGAACCACGACTGCCGTTGCGTAG